The sequence GTCGACGATCATGACCCCCTTCGCACGAGCCACCATAGGCAGTGCGGATGCTCCCGTCATTACGTCCCCGACCCACTGGAACCTCGTGCGAGCTCGCCGGACCGGTACGCACGCCGCACGTGGTTGAAGATGTTCTTCTTCTGCATCTCGTCCGTCCCGGCGGCGATCTTGAAAGCCACCGAGTCGCGCAGGTTGCGCTCCACCGCGCTGCCGGATTCGTAGCCCGAGTGGCCGAACGCCTGGACCAGGTCGAGACCCGAGCCGACGAGACCGGTCGAGGCGAACAGCTTCGTCACCGAGGCACTGAGGCTGTATCCATCGTGCCAGCCGTCCAACTGGCCGAACGACCGGTAGGCCAGTGCGCGGGACCCCTCGACGGCCATAGCAAGCGACACGACCTTCTCCTGCATGTACTGATGCCCGCTCAGCGGCGCGCCGAACGCGCGCCGCGTCTCGAGCTGCCGGACCAACGGCTCGAGCTGCGCCTCCAGGGAACTCCCGACGATGATCCCGAACAGAATCCTGTCGTACGCCAAGGTGCTGTAGAGGCGCTTCAGGCCCTCACCGACGCCGCCGATCACCGCATCGGCATCGACGTGCACGTCGCGGAACGTGATCGGTCCGGTGGGACTCGTCCGGAGTCCCAGGAGATCCTCACCGGGTCCGATCTCGACCCCGTCGACGTTGGTGCGTGTCACGAACAGGCTGAGTTCGAAGGCCCCGGACTCGGTGTCGGTGCGAACCGCCACCATGACGACATCCGCGACAGGCGCGTTCGTGATGTGCGCCTTGCCGCCGTTGAGGATGAAGCCGCCGTCGGCCGCGGGGACCGCCCGGGTCGAGATCCCCCGGACGTCGGACCCACCGGACTCCTCGGTGGACCCCGTGGCCGCGATTTCTCCGGATGTCAGGCCCGGCAGCCAGGTTTGCTGTTGCTCCGAGGTGCCGGCGGTCACCAGCAGCCGGATCAGGCCGCTCTGCGACGCGACGGACATGAGGAAACCGAGATCACGCGCACCGAGCGACAGGCCCTCCATCGCTGCCAGCCAGTCCCAGCTGTCCTGGCCGGCACCTCCAATCTCTGCCGGCACCTGCAACTGCCAGAAGTCGGTGGCCGCCAGCTCCTTCCAGATCCCCCGATCGAAGGATCCGTCTCGATCGCGGGCATCGGTTCCCACCGCAACCAGATCGGTGGCGATCTCATGGAACCGCCCCCGGATCTCCAGCTGACGCTTGTTCCAAGTTATGTTCACGGCTCCTCCACTCTGGCACCCGGGTTCGACCAGCTGATCAGGGTGCCTCCCCACGACATCCCGGCGCCGAAGGCCGCGAGCAGTACCAAAGACCCCTGTCGCAGCCGGCCGTCCTGCACCGCCGCGTCGATCCCGAGTGGCACCGACGCTCCGACGGTGTTGCCGAACACCTCGCCGGTATTCACATTCCGGTCCCCGGCGAAACCCGCTTCCTCGGCGCAACGCGCCACGAGTTTGGGATTCGCCTGGTGACAGATCAGATAGTCGACGTCCGCCACGGTGACGCCCGCCATCTGCGTCACCGTGTTCACCAGCTTCGGCAGGTTCTCGAGCAGCAACTCGGAGATCTCCCGGCCGCGCATTCTGAAGAGATGGCCTGCGGTGTCGGGGGCCCGGCCCGGCAGCGGAGGTGAGAAGCCGCCCACGGCGTAATCGCCCAGCGAGCCATCCGTCGCAAGGGCCGTCGCCATGAATCCGCCCTCCTTGACCGGGCCAAGCACCACTGCCCCCGCCCCGTCTCCGAAGAGCGGCCAGGTCTGACGATCGAGCGGGTCCGTCATCCGCGACCAGACGTCGCAGCCGATGACCAGAACGAACGGCCGCTCGACGTCCACTCCGACCAGTGGCCGTGCGACCTCCAGCGCGAAGATGAACCCCGCGCACGCCGCGTTGAGGTCGAACGCGAAGGCCTGCGTCGCGCCGAGGCGGTCCTGGACCCGGGCGGCGACCGCCGGGACCGGCGGGTCGGGGCTGACCGTGGCCACGATGACGGTGCGGACCTCGCCGGGGCTGACACCGGCGGCGCGGAGGGCCTCCCGGCCCGCCCCGACGGCCAGGTCGGTGAGCGATGTCTCGGCGGGAGCCCGGCGCCGTTCGCGGATCCCCGTCGCACGCTGGGTCCATCCGGGCCTGGCATCGAGCGCCCGATCCATCTCGTCGCAGGTCACAACGGTGCTCGGCAGGCACGAGCCAGTGCCGATGATCCCCATCGGCGACTCCGCCGCAGCGTGGCCTCCGCGCCCCTGCGGCCGGTTCTTCGCCCCGTGGCTCATCATCGCCGCCCCCATGCCGAGGTCACGCTGACGCGACCTTGGGCGTTTGCCTGGGCTTCCGCGAACTCCACGACGTGAACGTTGGGCACACGTGCCAGCTCCGGAGTCCATGCTGCCCAGCCCGGCACCGGGTTCACCTCGATCACCGTCAGGCCGGCCTCGCTCATGATGATGTCGACGCCGGCCGTCGTCAGGTCAGTCGCCTTCGTAGCCAGCAGGGCCAGGGACACGAGCTCCTCCGACGGCTCGACGAAGGCGGAGCTCACCGGGTCGTCGGCGAGGTCACCGGAGAACGGCTTCCAGTCGTCGTCGGCGGTGTCGAACCGCGTGCAGCTGGAGACCTTCGATCCGATGACGAGCACTCGGTAGTCACCCCTGTGCTCCAGGTAAGGCTGGCAGAGGAGCGTGCCGTGCCGTTCGAGGAGTGTGTCGATGAGCTCCAGGGCCGAGGTGGTCGGGCCGTCGAGGAGGCGCTCGACGTCGAGCCCGCGGTAGCCCAGAGCCGGCTTGACCACCACCTGGCTCCACACATCAAGCGCCGCGCGCACGTCGGCGGCACTGCGGCACTCCTTGGTCGGCGGGACGGGGATGCCGTGCAGCGTGAGCTGCTGGAGCATGGCCCGCTTGCTCGCCGCTCTGATGTGCACGTCCAGCGGATCGAGGACGATCACACCCGGTTCGCCATTTAGCGACAGAAGCTGCTGGATCTTCTCCGTCCAGGGCGGCGTGCTGAGGTCGCACCGGCAGAGGATGACGTCGAACTCCGACAACGGGGTCCCCTGGACGGTCGCTACCGCACCCGCGGGACCGGGATCACAGCGTACGTCGTCGAGCTCGAACACCAGCGCGCTGTGCCCGCGTTCCCTGGCGACGTCCGCGATCCCAATCGCTTCCGGCTCCGCCTTCTCCCACGCGAGAATCCCGAGTTTCACGCTGCCCACCAGAACGTGGGCGCATTGGTGGAAGTGGTCATCGATGTTCTCCATTCGTAGATGACTTTCGCCAATCGCAGGACCGATTCAATGTGTGCAACTAGGAATTTCCTCCGTCACACAGCCCAGTTTGGACAGACCGGCCTGACAATGACGTCGATCGATGCCACTCCGCCGAAGTCGCGCCGGCTCGAATGTTCAGACGCTCCGGGCAGCGTGCTCCGTGAGAATCGCTTGAAGATCCGCGTGCCCCGGCTTCCACTCGCCGGCAGCCGCCTGCGTCGTCGTCAGCACGCCGCGTTCCAGGACACCCCGCGTGCTGATGCAGCCGTGCTCCGCCGTGATGATGCACGCGGCGCCGACCGGGTCGAGCTTCTGGCGTATCGCTTCCACCACCTGATAGCCGATGTGCTCCTGGACCTGCAGCCGCCGCGCATACCCGTGGAGCACCCGGGCGAGCTTCGACAGGCCGACGATGGGTGCTCCCGGCCGCGGGCGGTACGCGACCGTCGCCGTGCCGGTGATCGGCAGCAGATGGTGCGCGCAGGTGGATGTCAAGCGGATCCCGCTGAGCACGACGAGGCCGGGATCCGACGGTCCGGTGAACGTCGCGTCCAGGTGGATGACCGGATCGCTGTCGTATCCGGCGAGACACTCGGCCCATGCTTCGGCGACGCGTCGGGGTGTGTCGTACGTATGCGAGTCGCGCTCCACACCGAGCGCGAGCAGGAGGTCGGAAACACTCGACGCGACCTTTTCGATGTCAATCATTCAATGACCTCTACGATCTTGCCAGGCGAGAATGTGCAGCCGATGGGTAGCGTTGATGCCGGCATGCGCGGCTGCGTCTGCGATCGCGCGCCAGCGGCCGTTCAGCTCTTGCGCGGTCGTCCCCTCCGGCATTACCCAGACTTGGTCGAGGGGCCAACCGGTGGTGCGAGCGATGTCGACGGCACCCGCGACATCTTCGGTCGAAGCGCACACCACCTTCAGGTGCGCATGGCCGGATTCCGCGACCTCGGCCCACCCGGTGCGTAGTGCCGGATCGATGTTGCCGCGATGAACACCCGCATTCGCGAGTTTCGGTGACACCACGAATGTCTCGACGAAGCCTCGAGTGGTCGCGTTCGGTACGATCGTTCCGTTGGTCTCGACGTGCAGCGTGCAACCGCGCGCTCTCAGCCCGGTGCACAATGCGCGCCATGCAGGTCGGTTCTGGTGGAGCAGTGGCTCTCCACCGGTGACGACCACAAGCGACGACGAGGCGATCCGGGCGAGAACCTCTTCCACGGGTGTCATCGGGATCTCACGCCGCAGGTCGAAGCGCTGTGCGTCCCAGGTGTACGGCGAGTCGCACCAGGAACACGAGAGATTGCAGCCGCCGAGCCGGACGAACCAGGCACTCCGGCCGGCAGACGGGCCCTCGCCTTGGATGGTTGGCCCGAACACCTCGGAGACCGGCAGTGCCGGCATGCCGCCGTCGCCGGACTCGAGCAGATCCAGGTCGGCCTCGTCGGTCTTCACCAAGAGACCTCAGCCGCATTGACATGGGTTTCCCGCACCACGACCCGGGACACGCGCACACCTGGCCACCTCCGCGATCGGAGGTATCCGGCCGTGACCCGGCCGAGAAGCTCAGCGACGTTTTCCACCGTCGGCCAGCTGAGACCGAACGAGGGATCCGCTTCGCCGAACACGAATACCTTGGAGTCCGCCGCCTTCAGCGCCGGCACTAGCTCGTCCTCGCTGCCCAGCATGGCCCCGTGATCGAGATTGCCGTCGATCCACTGCCGCAGATAGCTCTTCAAGTCCTGGAACTCCACGACTATGCCGTCGGTTCCGGCCTCGCCCGCGACGGTTGCCTCCACCCACCAGGAGTGACCGTGGAGGTTGTGGCATTTTCCGCCCAGCTGCGGCAGACGATGCGCGGACTCGAAGTTGTGCCGAACGGTGATAGCGGTGGTCGCTGCCGTCTGCCGGATTTCACTGCGGCCGACCTCTTGTTCTTCCTCGCACCATGTCGCGTCGCGTGCGAGTTCATCGTTTCTCCCAGCCATCAAGCCCTCCTCCAATTCGCAGCAGGCTCCCGTCACCAATGCCGAGAAGGATGCGGTCGGCTTTCACACGACCCTGACATGCTTGCTTGCCCGCCACCGTAACGCGGCAGCAGGCGACGTCAATAGAAGTTTGTCGCCGATATCGCCTGCTGCAACGAGAATTCGACGCGGTCCACGCCGGGTTCGATCGCACGGTAAACCACCCGAGCTTGAGCCAGATAATTCATTGCGGCGATCACGTCAATTGTCAACCCTATTGGTCTGCGGCTTGGTCGCGCCGAGATGGCTCCCGCCTACCAGACCGGTGCCCCCGTTCGTCTCGCCGGCGCGGACGTGGGTCCGTCACGTGCGCTGCGGGGGCGTCGGGGTGGTGTCCAGCTTCGAGGGCAGCAGTACCTTGCGGAAGCGCGGCGGCCAGAGCACGGGTGAGCCGCAGCCGGGAGCCGGATCCCTGTGCAACTGCTGATAATCCTCAGTTGCACAGAGGTCTCCGGGAGACGGATTGGCTTGCGCGGCACAAACGTGCGCACGACGGGGATCCGTCGTATTGTCGCCGGAGATCGCGTCAGGCCATCAGGCGGGAAGACCTCGCCGTACGGGCCTCGACCAGGCAGCAGCCCTTCATCAGATCAGACGATCCGCCTGCCCGATTGCACTTCGTCCGCCGATCGGTGTATCGCCCTGTCAATGCGCGGGTTGCATCACATTCCGCGCGCTCGTCACGTATCGCGCACTTACCGGAGGAATTATCGTGGCTGGTGAAATCCTTGATCTCGTCGTAGCGAACGGGACCGTCGTACTCGGCGACGGACGTTACAACGTGGCGGTTGGCGTCAAGGACGGGAAGGTGGTCGCCCTCGCACCCGAGGAGTTGCTGCCACCCGCGAAGGAACGCATCGATGCGTACGGGAATTTCATCCTGCCGGGCGTCGTCGACTCGGAGGCCCATCCCGGCTGCTACGTGCCCTTCGAATACGACATGCGCACCGAGTCGCGGACCGCGGCGTGCGCCGGGGTGACCACCTGGGGCATCCAGGCGCCGGTGACGCGCATGGGTACCGAGCCGTTCCAAGAGGTCGTCAACCGGGCCGACGTGGTCTCGTTCCATCATGCGTTCCCTTCGGCCCGGAAGGTGATCGAGAGCGTTTCGCACGTCGACGCCTATCTCACCTACATGCTCGAGACCGATGAGCAGGCCCACGAGATCCAGGAGTATGCCGAGGGGCATGGCGTCACGTCGTTCAAGCTTTACCTACAGACCCGCGGCCTCAAGGCCATGCGGGACGGCGACGACAGCAACTGGCCGTCTCGGCGCGCGGGCCTCGGTACGGGCATCGACGACGGAACCGTCTACCAGGTGATGGAGCAGGTGGCCCACCTCGGCTACCCGGGGATGGTGCACATCCACCCGGAGAACTGGGAGATCGGCCGGGTTTTCGAAGACCGTCTGCGCGCGGCCGGCCGCACCGACTTCGGCGCCTGGACGGACCGTTCTCCCGACTTCCTTGAGGCACAGCACATCCGGGCCTACGCGTATCTGGCGCAGCAGACGCCGGGGAATCCTCCGCTGTACCTTCAGCACTGCACCACGCGCCTCAGCTTCGAGGAGGTCGCGAAGGCCCGCGCCGAAGGCGCGCGGGTGTTCGCGCAGACCGGCCCGGCGTGGCTGTGGGCGCAGCCGGAGGACGGCTGGCGGATCAACGTGCCGCTGCGGCGCCGGGAGAACATCGACGCCCTGTGGCAGGCGCTGGCCGACGGCACCGTGGACGTCGTCGGGTCCGATCATGTGGTTGGCTGGGAGCCGGCGAGTTTCGAGGAAATGTACAACCCGAACATCTGGGACTGCCGTACCGGCTTCAGCCGGGTCGAGCTCTTCCTGCCCGTTCTGCTGTCCGAAGGCGTGGGCAAGGGCCGGATCAGCATGGAGCGCCTGGTTCAGGTCAGTTGCGAGAATCCGGCCAAGACCAGCGGTCTCTGGGGCCGCAAGGGCTCGCTGCTTCCCGGCTTCGACGCGGACATGGTCATCGTCGACGCCGGACGCGAGGTCACCGTCGGCAAGGAGCACATCAACACCCGGGCCGGATGGTCGATCATGGAAGGCCACACCTTCCACGGCTGGCCAGTCAAGACGATCATGCGTGGCAAGGTCACCGCCGAATGGGCCGACGACTCCCCTGGAATGCGTCCGGTAGGCGAAGCCCGGGGCGAGTATCTGGCCCGGTACCCGCAAAGCTCATCGTGCACCTACCCGATCGCCGAGCCGACCGCCGTCGACATGTCGCATCGCCGGTGGAGCGGTTTGGACTTCAGCCGGCCCGGCTTCAGCGCGGAGACCCAGCTCTACACCTCGGTGCGCGCGGACGGGCGTGGGGAGGCCGGGCGATGAGGGACAACAACCGGGGTGATGGGATCACCGAAGAGGCCGCCGCCTACGACAACGAGGTCTGGGCGGACGTCCTCGGCGAGACAGACCGGATGGTCTTCGAAGCCGCCGGCTGGGGACGTCGGGCAGGATTCGGCCGACGACCGGCGCTGATGATCGTCGACGTCAACTACAACTTCTGCGGAGACCGGCCCGAGCCGATCCTCGAGTCGATCGAACGCTGGCGGTACTCCTGCGGCGAGGTCGCGTGGACCACGGCGATACCAGCGATCGCGCGACTGCTGGAGGTCGCCCGGCGTAAACGGCTGCCGGTGATCTACACGACCAACCCGCGGCGCCCGGATGGATTCGACCTCGGCGTCTGGACGTCGAAGAGCACCCGCAGCGATGACGTGGTGGACGTGAAAGGACACCTGGGCAACCGGATCGTCGCCGAGGTCGCACCGCAGTCCGATGACATCGTCGTCGAGAAGCGGAAGCCCTCGGCCTTCTTCGGTACGCCGCTGATGAGTCACCTGACGATGCTCGGCGCCGACTCGCTGATCATCACGGGCACGACTACAAGCGGTTGCGTACGGGCCACGGCTGTGGACGCCATCTCCTACGACCTTCGTGTCACCATCCCGCACGAGGCGGTCTTCGACCGGGCGGTGCTCTCCCACAAGGTGAGCTTGATGGACATTCATATGAAGTACGCCGACGTCACCAACCTCGACGAAGTCCTCGGCCATCTCGAAGGACTCAACGAGGGGATGTTCGACGACGTCTACCCGCCAGCGGCAGCCCGCGCCAGTTCCGGCTGACCTGGACGGCATGCAGGCGCCAGCAGTAACCCCGGGCCTCCCGCATGTGCGGGAGGCCCGGGGTTTTCTGAGCGTACGAACGCCGGGCCGGACGTGCACGCCCGCAGCCACGCCAGCGTGCGGAATCGACCTGGTGGGGATAGACCGTTTCTCGTGTGCGC is a genomic window of Micromonospora tarapacensis containing:
- a CDS encoding acyl-CoA dehydrogenase family protein is translated as MGRHPDQLVEPGCQSGGAVNITWNKRQLEIRGRFHEIATDLVAVGTDARDRDGSFDRGIWKELAATDFWQLQVPAEIGGAGQDSWDWLAAMEGLSLGARDLGFLMSVASQSGLIRLLVTAGTSEQQQTWLPGLTSGEIAATGSTEESGGSDVRGISTRAVPAADGGFILNGGKAHITNAPVADVVMVAVRTDTESGAFELSLFVTRTNVDGVEIGPGEDLLGLRTSPTGPITFRDVHVDADAVIGGVGEGLKRLYSTLAYDRILFGIIVGSSLEAQLEPLVRQLETRRAFGAPLSGHQYMQEKVVSLAMAVEGSRALAYRSFGQLDGWHDGYSLSASVTKLFASTGLVGSGLDLVQAFGHSGYESGSAVERNLRDSVAFKIAAGTDEMQKKNIFNHVRRAYRSGELARGSSGSGT
- a CDS encoding 3-oxoacyl-ACP synthase III family protein, with the protein product MGIIGTGSCLPSTVVTCDEMDRALDARPGWTQRATGIRERRRAPAETSLTDLAVGAGREALRAAGVSPGEVRTVIVATVSPDPPVPAVAARVQDRLGATQAFAFDLNAACAGFIFALEVARPLVGVDVERPFVLVIGCDVWSRMTDPLDRQTWPLFGDGAGAVVLGPVKEGGFMATALATDGSLGDYAVGGFSPPLPGRAPDTAGHLFRMRGREISELLLENLPKLVNTVTQMAGVTVADVDYLICHQANPKLVARCAEEAGFAGDRNVNTGEVFGNTVGASVPLGIDAAVQDGRLRQGSLVLLAAFGAGMSWGGTLISWSNPGARVEEP
- a CDS encoding ATP-grasp domain-containing protein, giving the protein MENIDDHFHQCAHVLVGSVKLGILAWEKAEPEAIGIADVARERGHSALVFELDDVRCDPGPAGAVATVQGTPLSEFDVILCRCDLSTPPWTEKIQQLLSLNGEPGVIVLDPLDVHIRAASKRAMLQQLTLHGIPVPPTKECRSAADVRAALDVWSQVVVKPALGYRGLDVERLLDGPTTSALELIDTLLERHGTLLCQPYLEHRGDYRVLVIGSKVSSCTRFDTADDDWKPFSGDLADDPVSSAFVEPSEELVSLALLATKATDLTTAGVDIIMSEAGLTVIEVNPVPGWAAWTPELARVPNVHVVEFAEAQANAQGRVSVTSAWGRR
- the folE gene encoding GTP cyclohydrolase I; translated protein: MIDIEKVASSVSDLLLALGVERDSHTYDTPRRVAEAWAECLAGYDSDPVIHLDATFTGPSDPGLVVLSGIRLTSTCAHHLLPITGTATVAYRPRPGAPIVGLSKLARVLHGYARRLQVQEHIGYQVVEAIRQKLDPVGAACIITAEHGCISTRGVLERGVLTTTQAAAGEWKPGHADLQAILTEHAARSV
- a CDS encoding 7-carboxy-7-deazaguanine synthase QueE, producing the protein MKTDEADLDLLESGDGGMPALPVSEVFGPTIQGEGPSAGRSAWFVRLGGCNLSCSWCDSPYTWDAQRFDLRREIPMTPVEEVLARIASSSLVVVTGGEPLLHQNRPAWRALCTGLRARGCTLHVETNGTIVPNATTRGFVETFVVSPKLANAGVHRGNIDPALRTGWAEVAESGHAHLKVVCASTEDVAGAVDIARTTGWPLDQVWVMPEGTTAQELNGRWRAIADAAAHAGINATHRLHILAWQDRRGH
- a CDS encoding 6-pyruvoyl trahydropterin synthase family protein, with product MAGRNDELARDATWCEEEQEVGRSEIRQTAATTAITVRHNFESAHRLPQLGGKCHNLHGHSWWVEATVAGEAGTDGIVVEFQDLKSYLRQWIDGNLDHGAMLGSEDELVPALKAADSKVFVFGEADPSFGLSWPTVENVAELLGRVTAGYLRSRRWPGVRVSRVVVRETHVNAAEVSW
- a CDS encoding dihydroorotase, with amino-acid sequence MAGEILDLVVANGTVVLGDGRYNVAVGVKDGKVVALAPEELLPPAKERIDAYGNFILPGVVDSEAHPGCYVPFEYDMRTESRTAACAGVTTWGIQAPVTRMGTEPFQEVVNRADVVSFHHAFPSARKVIESVSHVDAYLTYMLETDEQAHEIQEYAEGHGVTSFKLYLQTRGLKAMRDGDDSNWPSRRAGLGTGIDDGTVYQVMEQVAHLGYPGMVHIHPENWEIGRVFEDRLRAAGRTDFGAWTDRSPDFLEAQHIRAYAYLAQQTPGNPPLYLQHCTTRLSFEEVAKARAEGARVFAQTGPAWLWAQPEDGWRINVPLRRRENIDALWQALADGTVDVVGSDHVVGWEPASFEEMYNPNIWDCRTGFSRVELFLPVLLSEGVGKGRISMERLVQVSCENPAKTSGLWGRKGSLLPGFDADMVIVDAGREVTVGKEHINTRAGWSIMEGHTFHGWPVKTIMRGKVTAEWADDSPGMRPVGEARGEYLARYPQSSSCTYPIAEPTAVDMSHRRWSGLDFSRPGFSAETQLYTSVRADGRGEAGR
- a CDS encoding isochorismatase family protein gives rise to the protein MRDNNRGDGITEEAAAYDNEVWADVLGETDRMVFEAAGWGRRAGFGRRPALMIVDVNYNFCGDRPEPILESIERWRYSCGEVAWTTAIPAIARLLEVARRKRLPVIYTTNPRRPDGFDLGVWTSKSTRSDDVVDVKGHLGNRIVAEVAPQSDDIVVEKRKPSAFFGTPLMSHLTMLGADSLIITGTTTSGCVRATAVDAISYDLRVTIPHEAVFDRAVLSHKVSLMDIHMKYADVTNLDEVLGHLEGLNEGMFDDVYPPAAARASSG